The DNA region GTTTTCCCCAATCCCCACCAAAAGTCTGCAGCCTCGTAGTGGGAACCTACACCAACCTGTGCACACAAAGAAATCCATGTCATCACTAGTGAGCATTCTTATAGCCTCCATCTGAGGCTCACATATCACCATAACATCCTCACTCAGTGGTAGCCCGTTTGCTTTCttgcaaaaatattcaatgccTTTCCTTAATTCAGCAACAAAGCTATGTAACTCTGCCTCAGCAATCAGCATCCTCTGCTCCTACAATAAAGAACCCAACAAAGTTCTCAGCAGAGTAATTTGGTAGGGGAGGGACTGTTCTGTTTCGAATGTCCACATTTTGGTACAGTGCCGATAGCCTAGATGAGGATCTGAAATTTGCCGATAGCCCACATTTTCGAATGTCCATATTATGTGAACATTGAtagtttcaatcttttgaaACGAGTTATGCATGTTTCACATTGTTTGAGAAGTGCCATCACAGGAGGCATCTGCATTTGTATGTACAAGTGTGAAATGCAGACGCCTATCGCCACTCCACTGCACTCAAACAAGCTGGCTTGAACGAGCAAGACTTCAAGAGATCCTGTGGCTGCTTCAGGGGATTCGCCCGAATGCAAAGAAATTTATTTAGTACTTAAATTTATTCACAGTGACAAACACCTATACAtgttcttttgcttttctAGCACACTTTATTCTACTAGATATAACTAGGTGATGCCTGCGCGTTGCCGCGGTTTGCAATGCCGGATATTAACTACCGCAACTGCTTCTGTTTTGTtcaatattgttgttgtttgatatgCTGATGAATGCAGCAATATAACATAGGTGATGGACAAACGGCACGGACGGACAGAGTGATAAAAACCTGAATATATTGCAAGAGTACATGGTGAGTACATTAACTACCATGTTCATCTGAATATTGTGACTTTCAGGCATAAGTGGAAATAGCAGTTTGCGGTTTGCAATTGTAAGATATAAAAATTGGTACGAAAAGACATTTTTTAGCAAGACACGAACCAATTTTCCATGTGTACATGGGACATCATAGTAAGGGATAATAGGTGCCATTAACATTAAGCTTGTGTGTGCAATTCAAACGCGCGGGCATCACCTTCACCAAACAAAATCATTCAAAACCATCATCATATCACATTTTTTAGTCAATCTGTGTACACCAGTCATTTCTTTGTCAAACTTGTACCAATGTTGCTCCAATGAAATTCATCATCTGCATATTTGTTAAAGACATTCCATGTTTCTGGCTGTTCTCATTTGAAGcagtataaaaaatatatcactTGGCCATATTTCAATACAACTACAATGCACAACGCAGTTGTAAATTGAACAACTGTACAAAATGAAGACAATCAAAATTCTTGTACTCAGTTCGTAAATGTTGAAGATCTTCTGCTTTTCACAAACATTTGATCCTGCAAATGCTGAAAAACCTTTGTTTTTTGCAAACATTCGACCTTGACAGTTTGCAAGTTATTTCATGCACAATAATATTGTCAAGGATATCCACATTGAATCTAATTATCTACTCTAGAACCCTACTAAAAAACCCAAATTGATACACCATACAACTGCATGAAATGACTTTGACAATAGATAAGATGACAAAAGTTACTCATGTTTTTCAGATCATCTCAATATGTTCCAAATGCAATCTTTTAAAAAAGAACAGTCTATAATCTTCCTACCATGAATACTGAACTTAATCTTTCTACTATGGATACTTAACTCCGGACTGATGCAGTCaatttcaagttcataatgtaaCTATGTTTTGTGTCTTCTCCTAATTCACATGCACCCACACagtaccaaaaataaaacaattgccaaaatttccaaacatgaaaaatgaaatcaagtgaaatttgaaatgattttCAAAGCAAACCAAATGCAAATCTTCCCCTTTTCCTCTTCACCACAGTTTCAATAGCTGATACTGTGTAACTACCAtatgaaaaaaagaataacGACATAAAAAACCCAATGATGAAAGAAAGATCACCATATGAATatccagaaagaaaaaaaaaagaaaaaaaaagaaagattgaaaccaaacaaagcctaaaaaaaaagaattgaacaGAACATTTGTTCATACTGATTAGCAGGGCCACTGAGATGATTTGTTCATATGAAATCAGGTCCTTTCTAAATCACCAaactaaaatgtatcaaattCATGGTGATTTGAGTCTTTTGACTTACCACAATTTGACCCAACTCCTTAAGATGTAGATGAGAAAGCCAGTGTCTCCTGAACTGTCATTTCTACTATATGAAGATCATTTTGACTTATGTAAGTTGATGTTCTGAGGAGCAAATTCTGCCATATTGTGCCCATTATGCATAACTTCCACCGAAGACCCAAGATATATCAATTACCCTATTAGACCAGATATTTACTGAAGAAAATTCATGAACAAAAGGGGCCAAAGTTAACTGTTCTTACTTTTATATCTTTACCAAGTATTCCTGCAAGAGCCAATAGTGATGTGGTTTTCCtctagggggatccaaaagcAAAGTCATTCTGCAAGAATCGATTCAAATAAGAGTTGTTTGATAAGAGCTAGAATCCAAATGTGGGAATCAATAAATGATGAAAGTGTTACTACACACATACCATCATCACAGGTTTTGTCATAAGATCTATCACtgacaaaaacatatatacaacttCATTGTTATCGAATCCACAACACCACTCCTCGCGCAAACCATCAGCATGAGGTACATGGTTTTTGATATGGATCTAAATGTTCCGGGCAATGTTTATGCAATGTCTGATCCAACACCAGCATATCAACTCAGAAGTGATTCATTTTGCatataaaatcataaacaGTTCTATTATATTGcctcaatcaatcaatcacaGTCAACTAAGTGGACAACAAAGATTCATGCAAACcctctttgtttttatatacaaacccactatatatacatacacacacagCCTTGAACATCTTCATCTGTATGTTTTTACATGTCCATGCCAAACCCTCTTTGTTTTACCCTTTTTTGATCCAGTCTTGATAATTAAGTAGTAGGTAGCTTCTTTCCATCTGTGTACTAAACCATGTATGGCTCCAagttaatatataaaaagaaatgtaAACAATATGTGTATTCAAAGGTTACTCAACGTCTGTGTCTGatatataatgatcatatatatgtgacaGATGAGAAGATGAgctattgttgatgatgattgaatcACTAATTGCCAACTTGTAACAATTTTCTctatctttgttttgttcttttttttacttgcTTTTCTTAAAGCTTTTGACCTTAACAATTCATCTTTGGATTGAATCAGACAGAAAACTGAGGTTAAAAGACATGGATTTACTTTCCACCTGTAGAAAATGATTAGACAGCTTCAACTATTTTGGTGATGCAACACTGCTTCTGGTCCGAAACACACATTTCCTACAATTAATTTCATGAGACAAATTCAGAACCTAATTAGAATACACCTAcactacagatacaacaaaccaaacaactaAATACCTTATTATGTGAGGAAAACTGATCGATATTCACGCAAAATCAGAAATCAGGTAAACTATGCTCAAACTATGCACTCACAAATCAAAATCCCAAGAAAACTCACAgatcaaaattgttcatttACCAGCATGCTCAAATTATGCACTCGCGCACTCTTCTTTGTCTGGATGCTTCCAATAAATGATATATGTATGGCTGAAAAGCAAGTACACATAAGAAGGTATTATGTATATCACCACATTTACTTAAATGACACACCAACAAATGATCCCCAAAGGTCATTGCACACACAACCAAATAATATCATCGCTGTAATTTCATGCACTAATATAATGatatctttatttctttctttttcacattTGAACCTTTATGACTGTCACTGCCTGGAAACACAGACCTTCAATTTGATATTGTTCTTGGCAACACACTCAACAGCAAAAATGAGAACAATGTGTTCTTGCATAAACATTTGATACAATTGCTATTATATTTAGCAGAGAACAGAATTATCAATCACTCAAAGTCAAGCACAAATAACGTTATCCATCAACATCACACATCATCAATCTTTCAATAAACAACTGAAATGCATACTTGAAGATTGAACTGAATAATTTAAGGCAAGGGCTTTTATTAACTATCAGAANNNNNNNNNNNNNNNNNNNNTGCATACTCTTATGTCTATGCCTTGCCGGACTCTCAGTCCAAGCCTTCCGTTTATTtggaaaaagaagcaaacaaaTTCCTAGAGCCACGCTTCCACCAGGACCAAATCCACTTCCAATAATCGGCAATCTCCTCGAGCTTGGAGACAAACCCCATCTCTCTTTGAACAAGCTTTCTCAACGCTACGGTCCCATAATCAGTTTGCAGCTCGGTCAAGTAACCACAGTAGTGGTTTCATCAGCATCTTTGGCCAAAGAAATCCTCCGAACCCACGACCATGTCTTCTGCAACCGAACTGTCCCTGATGCTGTCACTTCCTATAACCACTGCGAGTACAGCATGGTGTGGCTGCCTGTTTCGGACAGATGGAGAAACCTTCGCAAAATATGTACCTCGCAACTGTTCTCCCCCAAAGTTCTTGATGCAAACCAAGCCAACCGAAGGGTAAAAGTGCAGGAGCTCATTGCTGATATCTGCGAAAGCGAAAAGAAAGGTGTTGCAGTGAACATCGGAACGGCTGCTTTCAAAACCACGCTCAATCTAATGTCCCGGACTATTTTCTCCGTGGATTTAGATAATCCGAGTAGCGAGACGGCTAGGGAGTTGAAGGAGACTACTTGGGGTATCATGGAAGAGATAGGGAAACCAAACGTTGCGgactattttcattttctcaggAAGCTTGACCCCCAAGGAATAAGGCGACGGTTAACCAACCACTTCCACAAGACGATAGTCCTCATCGACGGGATGATCAATCAAAGGTTGGAATCCAGAAAAGTGCAAGATTATATTTCGACTAATGATATGTTGGATACTCTTATAAACATGAGTGAAGAGAAGAATGAGGAAATGGACAAGATCGAAGTTGAGAATTTGTTTCTGGTTAGTCTCTATTTTTCAACTATTTCTTACTCTTTAATCTTTATATTGTTATTATAGTTCACCAAAAAATTAATGCCTTTTCAAATTTGTGCATGAAATACTTTGCAAGAGTTTTTGATTTACAATATCCCATTGTTCTTGTCTTACTGAAATATTAGGACTTGATTAGTGCGGGGACAGATACAACTTCAGCCACAATGGAATGGGCAATGGCCGAGCTTCTCCACAGTCCAGAGAAACTTGTAAAAGCTCAAGCGGAGCTAGACCAAGTAATTGGGAAAGGAAAACCAATCGAGGAATCGGACATTGCTCGACTTCCTTACTTGCAAGCAGTAATCAAAGAAACATTCCGGATGCACCCAACAGTGCCATTGCTACTTCCACGTAAAGCCGGTGCAGAAGCAGAAATCGGAGGGTACATTATTCCTAAGGGTGCACAAGTTCTGATCAATGCTTGGGCAGTAGGCAGAGATTCCAGTGTTTGGGACAATCCAAACTTGTTTATGCCGGAAAGATTTTTGGGGTCCGAAATCGATGTTTTAGGAAGAAACTTTGAGCTTATTCCCTTTGGTGGTGGGAGGAGAATATGTCCGGGTATGCCATTGGCTATGAGAATGTTGCCATTGATGTTGGGTTCAGTTCTCAACTGTTTTGAATGGAAGCTTGAAGATGGAGTTGTACCTGAGACTATGAACATGGAAGACAAGTTTGGCCTTACTTTACAAATGGCTCACTCTCTGAGGGCTGTTGCCATCAATTTTTGTTGAGGCAATTCTTACTTGTTCATCGGCAACTGATCTAGCTCCTGAAATATATGACATTAAGGAAACAATTGCCTTAAAAGATTatctttcatatattttaaacatGTCTTGTTCCTCAATTCATTGATGTAAGCTTTGataattgttcttttttgaCTGTTAGTGATCAGTTCGTCAAATACAAAATCCTTTGCTGATTTGAATATTGTTTTCTGTTACGTAAATATAGTCAAATTacaacaactatatataataaaaaaaaaacaaaaacaaaaaacaactaGGATAATTCTTATCTAACCGGCTATGGTGGCTGACAAAGTGACAATAGTCATTTATACAGAACTACAGAAGGAATGGCAAGGTTGAAAACTTGAACTATACTTTTACTCGCAAAGGAAATAGTGTAACAACTTTGCTATATTACAAACAGTACAGGCCTTTGCTCTCAATCAGACCAAAGATAAAACGGGCCTTTGCTCTTTGTGAATTTTTGCTGCACACTATAAATCCATAACCAATCTTGCAAGTATCCATAAGAGATGTTTTGACTGAGCAAATGATACTCATTGTACTGCAGTTTACTCATTCCAGGCTTCTATCTTCTGAAATGAGTTATGCATGTCTCACATAGTTTGAGAGGTGCCAACACAGCATCAGTTTCTTCAGGACACAGCAGCAGCTTCTTCAGGAGTTCACATTTTCACTAGTAAGCACCCTTGTAAAGCACTTCTTTATCGACCAGCTCAATCACATCATCCTCCCATTAACAATTAGGCTGTAGATTATTACTACTTGACCCAACTACAACATCATTATATCCATGCATGTACCAGATAAATATCTGCTGATTGATTCACAAGCCTTCATGGTATCAATGTATTCCAATACTCCACAAAGATAAACTTTCGATTGCGAGGAGAAGAACACAGGCATTTTTTTAGAGTTTGGAGTAGTTGAGGGTCATCCACAATTCAATACCAAATACTCAAGATAGGTCTCTAAAGCAATTGCTCATGGAAGATCTCCTTGAGTATTCTGCTACCAACTTGGAGAATGCAGAAGAGCTATCCTCAAGTAACCGAGCTGGAGAGTCATACTCTAAAACCTTTCCTGTACAAATCAAAGAGTGTAAAAAGATGATCAAATCATTTCACCTAAAAAGTATTTAAGTTTTCAGTGATCAAAGGGGAATGTTGTATTAAGTTTTACTTTCATCTAAGTAAAACtgaatgttcttatttaaGTTTCAAATTCTGTCATAGAAGCAACAGCTTTGCCTCTTTCAGGATATTGCACAGTACCTTCATCAAGGACTAGAACCAAGTCATTGTCGATAACAGTAGGAATTCGATGAGCCACAGTAATGACAGTGCATCcacttgtttctctttttatagTCTCCTGAATTACAGTATCTGTCGCTGCATCAATAGAAGCTGTAGCCTCATCCAACACCAAAATCCTCCTTTTCTTTAGGAGTACTCGTGCCAGGCACACAAGCTGCCTCTGTCCCACACTCCAGTTTTCTCCATCTTCAGAAACTGTATTGCAATCCAGGTTTTGGAAGGAAATATAAAATCTAACTAATGATCaagacaaaataaatttaattcaGAGTATATAACTGAAAAGATtactatattttcttttcttatgtaCCAGGTGCATCAAGAAGCCTTTGGTCTTGCCTAATCATCTCTGTGAGTCGACACTGATTCAGAACCTGAGTTATACATTCAATCACAATATtagtaaaaagataaaaataccACCATATATTTGTGTGTTCTAATTTCAGTAGCTCAAGTAAAAAGTTCAATCCTAACCTCCCATATTTCTTGATCTGAATGCTGTTGCAAAGGATCCAGATTAGTCCTCATGGTTCCTTGAAATAATGTTGGGTCTTGTGGAATTATTCCCAACCTTGATCTCAAGTCTTGCAGACCAATTTTAGAAATATCAACACCATCAATTAATATATGTCCACCAGAGGGCTCTACTACTCTAAAAAGAGCTTGGATCAAGGTGGATTTTCCGCTCCCCGTCCTGCCTACAACTCCAATTTTCTTCTGTCCAGGGAAGGTGCAACTAATCCCTTTGAGAACCATTGGAAGAGCTGGATCATACTGAACATTAAGGTTTTTAAGTTCAATTTTTCCATCAGTTGGCCATTCAGGGTTTGGTATACAATCTTCAATGACTAGTGGTGCCTCACTTGGTATATTTGTGAATTGAAGGATCCTCTCCACTgatatcattttgttttccacATTACACAAATTCCATATCACCCAAGCTTGGAGAACACTGAGGTTCAAACCATAGGTAGCTGCCAGTCCTGCCAAACCTGAGATATGAGAAGTTTTTCATTAGctcaaaatttgaagtttataaaaatcaattaaagGACTATAAGACAGAATGACAGTAAAGTTTAATGCTTAAGTCATGTTTCCTGGTAACTCATTTCTGACTGAACGTGAATGATTGAAGGGGCTTACTTGGGTCAATGGCAGACCTTGGCAAGCTCACTAAAATGACAAGAACAAGGAAGAATGCAATATTGAACAGAAAATTGATCCGCACAGACAACCATTCCATCGTGGCATAATTGTGGAAGGCTACACGCGAATAATCGTCTATGAGGTCCATTATCTTCATCAAGAAGCGGTTTTCTTGGTTGAAACAGCGAATTGTTGCTGCCCCTGTGATTGATTCTGAGAAGTGATGGAGGATTGGAGCCTTACGAATTCCAACCATCCTCGCAAGTTCTCTAGCTGTGGTAATGTAATAGGCCtgcaataaaataaaatgtaataTAACACATAAGCACCAAAATATCAGCTGGAAGGAGCATTAAGTCAATCTACTTGTATGAGAATGAGTGAAAATACCAAGATCTTAAATCTTAAACAATGAATACATTATTTCGAAACGAGTTGTTTTCTTACTTGATACCATATGGAGAGTCCAAGAACCCCaaggaaaagaaggaaaacttGCCAGGCCACTTGGGACATAAGAACTATGATGCTTATTAGTTGGATAAGTGCAAATGCTAATCCAGCTAATCTATAAGGAATGTCCATGTCTACAGTGCTTTGATCTGTGGAAGACTGCAATCcgttttgtttgttaagaaatAATAGTAATTAAGCTTTAGTTT from Fragaria vesca subsp. vesca unplaced genomic scaffold, FraVesHawaii_1.0 scf0513160_u, whole genome shotgun sequence includes:
- the LOC101293063 gene encoding geraniol 8-hydroxylase-like encodes the protein MRYMVFDMDLNVPGNVYAMSDPTPAYQLRIQAFRLFGKRSKQIPRATLPPGPNPLPIIGNLLELGDKPHLSLNKLSQRYGPIISLQLGQVTTVVVSSASLAKEILRTHDHVFCNRTVPDAVTSYNHCEYSMVWLPVSDRWRNLRKICTSQLFSPKVLDANQANRRVKVQELIADICESEKKGVAVNIGTAAFKTTLNLMSRTIFSVDLDNPSSETARELKETTWGIMEEIGKPNVADYFHFLRKLDPQGIRRRLTNHFHKTIVLIDGMINQRLESRKVQDYISTNDMLDTLINMSEEKNEEMDKIEVENLFLDLISAGTDTTSATMEWAMAELLHSPEKLVKAQAELDQVIGKGKPIEESDIARLPYLQAVIKETFRMHPTVPLLLPRKAGAEAEIGGYIIPKGAQVLINAWAVGRDSSVWDNPNLFMPERFLGSEIDVLGRNFELIPFGGGRRICPGMPLAMRMLPLMLGSVLNCFEWKLEDGVVPETMNMEDKFGLTLQMAHSLRAVAIN